A stretch of the Campylobacter sp. 19-13652 genome encodes the following:
- a CDS encoding efflux RND transporter permease subunit, with translation MYKFAINRPIATLMLFLALVLFGAYSIKNMSVDLFPSVDIPIVKITTYAKGDRGYIEAKISKKIEDEVSQIDGIKKIYSKSYDNLSVVVVEFALDKDINVAANDVRDQVAKAHISANSEVEKISGANSPIFSIFIKSNTNNKLALMQKIDSFAKDYLQKIDGVGRVKSVGFSQPEARIYLNPKRLDELSLSADKIASIIKSQNLKIPLGDIKSSSTLMSLKSEFDAKNIDELGKIRIMPGLFLSDIADVRLDTADEQSLAIMDGYDGVLLEIIKVRGGNSLKTIENIKSKLDEFNALLGDDFSSSVAYDKSELIKKHLNQVIFDMVLGIFLTIIIVFVFLRSFSATFISALAIPASIISTFFIIDVLGFDINRLTLVALTLSIGIFVDDAIVVIEHISNKLKTEQNALKASFSGVREIAFSVLAVSAVLLCVFVPIAFMDGIVGRYFNSFAMSVAGGVVVSFLVCVMLVPSLAARFFNPPKSPFYLRTEAIFERIEEAYASLLATILKFKLTFIFISLGALFLCMSLALRVGNDFMPAEDNSEFIIFVKAKPSISLEAMKDELKPAQEFIRQDSRVDYSYTLIGYDDAHEAYKAKIYLKLLPLSKRKKRQNQIQDEYRQKLKIKDAQISVVPLPVVDSSDMTEPVQLVITGDSLKVLDDLSPKIRAMLAGINGVVDITSSNDDKSAQVKISLDKEALKHMGLSEYEVSSAIQAAFSTQVVGTMDSDKSELDITMRFGDEFKSQLKDLAQLQLYIPSGMRLSLGDVASFSVELSSTSISRFNKQRELKYTSNVNSIPLGVVQSEVDKILPQILPVGYSYRFTGFVELMNDTNKAFVFTVLLSVVLVYMILAALYESFLLPIVVMMSMPLAFGGVAVGLFLSGNSFSLFVMVAAILLFGMVGKNAILVVDFANKFARSGMDINKAIIAAGKSRLRAILMTTMAMIFAMLPLALSHGAGYEGNSPMAITVISGLISSTALTLLIVPAMFGAVFRADRWLRKFYEKDELK, from the coding sequence ATGTATAAATTTGCCATAAATAGACCGATTGCGACCCTTATGCTATTTTTAGCCCTCGTGCTTTTTGGGGCTTATTCTATTAAAAATATGAGTGTAGATCTGTTTCCAAGTGTCGACATTCCTATCGTGAAAATCACGACATACGCCAAAGGAGACAGAGGCTACATAGAGGCAAAAATCAGTAAAAAGATAGAGGATGAAGTCTCGCAAATAGACGGAATAAAGAAAATTTATTCTAAAAGCTATGATAATTTAAGCGTGGTTGTGGTTGAGTTTGCGTTAGATAAAGATATAAATGTCGCCGCAAATGATGTCAGAGACCAAGTCGCAAAGGCGCATATTAGCGCAAATAGCGAAGTCGAAAAGATAAGCGGAGCAAACTCACCTATATTTTCTATTTTCATAAAAAGCAATACTAATAACAAGCTAGCCTTAATGCAAAAAATCGATTCCTTTGCTAAGGATTATCTGCAAAAAATAGACGGAGTAGGGCGCGTAAAGAGCGTGGGATTTTCGCAGCCTGAGGCTAGGATATATCTAAATCCAAAACGCTTAGACGAGCTTAGCCTAAGCGCTGATAAAATCGCCTCAATTATAAAATCACAAAATTTAAAAATCCCCCTAGGCGATATAAAAAGCAGCAGTACGCTAATGTCTTTAAAATCTGAATTTGATGCTAAAAACATAGACGAGCTGGGTAAAATTCGCATTATGCCAGGGCTGTTTTTATCAGATATTGCAGACGTTAGGCTTGATACAGCTGATGAGCAGTCTTTGGCTATTATGGATGGGTATGATGGGGTGCTGCTTGAGATTATTAAGGTGCGCGGCGGAAACAGCCTAAAGACGATAGAAAATATAAAATCAAAGCTTGATGAGTTTAATGCGCTTTTAGGAGATGATTTTAGTAGTAGCGTTGCTTATGATAAAAGCGAACTAATTAAAAAGCACCTAAATCAGGTAATATTTGACATGGTACTTGGAATTTTTCTCACTATTATCATTGTATTTGTCTTTTTGCGCTCATTTTCTGCAACCTTTATCTCCGCCCTTGCCATACCAGCTAGCATAATCTCTACATTTTTTATCATAGATGTTTTAGGCTTTGATATAAACCGCCTGACTTTGGTTGCGCTTACGCTTAGCATAGGGATTTTTGTCGATGATGCCATAGTTGTGATTGAGCATATTTCAAACAAGCTAAAAACCGAACAAAATGCGCTAAAAGCGAGCTTTAGTGGCGTACGAGAGATAGCCTTTAGCGTGTTAGCAGTCTCGGCTGTGCTTCTTTGTGTTTTTGTGCCGATAGCCTTTATGGACGGCATAGTTGGACGGTATTTTAACTCATTTGCCATGAGTGTGGCTGGCGGAGTTGTGGTGTCGTTTTTGGTTTGTGTGATGCTAGTGCCTAGCCTTGCTGCTAGGTTTTTTAACCCTCCAAAAAGCCCATTTTATCTGCGTACGGAAGCTATTTTTGAGCGCATTGAGGAGGCTTATGCTTCTTTACTGGCTACTATTTTAAAATTTAAACTCACGTTTATTTTTATAAGCCTCGGTGCGTTATTTTTGTGTATGAGCTTAGCGCTTAGAGTGGGAAATGACTTTATGCCAGCTGAGGATAATAGTGAGTTTATAATATTTGTAAAAGCAAAGCCATCCATTTCGCTTGAGGCTATGAAAGATGAGCTTAAGCCAGCACAGGAGTTTATCAGACAAGATAGCAGAGTGGATTACTCATACACTCTAATAGGCTATGATGACGCTCACGAGGCGTATAAGGCAAAAATTTATCTAAAGCTACTCCCACTTTCAAAGCGTAAAAAACGCCAAAACCAAATACAAGATGAGTACAGGCAAAAGCTAAAGATTAAAGACGCTCAAATATCAGTCGTGCCGTTGCCTGTGGTGGATAGTTCTGATATGACTGAGCCAGTGCAGCTTGTAATTACTGGAGATAGCTTAAAGGTACTTGATGATCTTTCACCCAAAATTAGGGCGATGCTAGCTGGTATTAATGGAGTGGTCGATATAACAAGCAGCAATGATGACAAAAGCGCACAGGTAAAAATCTCTTTGGATAAAGAGGCGCTAAAGCATATGGGGCTTAGCGAGTATGAAGTATCAAGTGCTATACAAGCAGCTTTTAGCACGCAAGTAGTAGGCACTATGGATAGCGATAAAAGCGAGCTTGATATTACCATGCGTTTTGGGGATGAATTTAAATCCCAGCTTAAAGACCTAGCTCAGCTTCAGCTTTACATCCCATCTGGTATGCGTCTAAGCCTAGGCGACGTGGCTAGCTTTAGTGTGGAGCTATCTAGCACAAGCATATCACGCTTTAATAAGCAAAGGGAGCTAAAATACACCTCAAATGTAAACTCCATACCCCTAGGTGTAGTCCAAAGCGAGGTGGATAAAATCCTGCCCCAGATACTGCCAGTTGGGTATAGCTACCGATTTACGGGCTTTGTTGAGCTCATGAATGACACAAACAAAGCCTTTGTCTTTACCGTCTTGCTTAGCGTTGTGCTTGTTTATATGATTTTGGCTGCACTTTATGAGAGTTTTTTACTGCCAATAGTCGTAATGATGTCTATGCCGCTAGCTTTTGGAGGGGTGGCTGTGGGGCTATTTTTAAGTGGGAATTCATTCAGTCTTTTTGTCATGGTGGCTGCTATTTTGCTCTTTGGCATGGTGGGTAAAAATGCCATACTCGTAGTTGATTTTGCAAATAAATTTGCTCGTAGCGGCATGGATATAAACAAAGCCATCATAGCTGCTGGCAAAAGCAGGCTAAGGGCGATTTTAATGACTACAATGGCGATGATTTTTGCCATGCTTCCACTCGCGCTTAGTCACGGCGCAGGATATGAAGGCAACTCTCCGATGGCAATTACTGTAATATCAGGTCTTATTAGCTCAACTGCGCTTACACTTTTGATAGTGCCTGCGATGTTTGGCGCTGTTTTTCGCGCGGATAGATGGCTTAGAAAATTTTACGAAAAAGATGAGCTAAAATAA
- a CDS encoding ATP-dependent helicase, translating to MPLSKLNPEQYAAATAPAGHSLVIASAGTGKTSTIVARIANLLNNGIKPERILLLTFTNKAATEMIERLERSFPKRITSAITAGTFHSVSYKLLQSLGTKVALKQPSELKTLLKSVIEQRKFHHLSDTKPYSGAYLYELYSLYQNGGANDSFSSWLSAKNDEHAIFADIYEDVLAEFEREKENFGYVDFNDLLLKAREHLKNGEVSFDEVLVDEYQDTNTLQGSLIDAIQTKSLFCVGDFDQSIYAFNGANIDIIGSFSTRYEDAKIYALNINYRSSASILALANKVISNNPRLYEKKLIVNREGSFKPPRLLVYNELIDQYAAIADMIALSAYAHSDIAIIFRNNSSADGLEIALKERGISARRKGSMSFFESREVKAITDILSLIVNPKDIMAFIHICEYAKGVGSALAKEIFEAALKLGHGSLVKGFLSPDTSVNIAKNKRHNYELGLFDHLDDFAPANRFETLSIDDKFKKNPILSLGRINEHSAKFLNEIYAFLASPRPLSAKSGIDAVKNSKLFSAIAGALADKRATLKNGNIDLERRAQAYDKIYAKATLLSEIAQKYRDVESFFNFMTLGASELSEGEGVNLLSVHASKGLEFGKVFVVDLAQGRFPNFKLMAQGGNLEEERRLFYVAVTRAKDELYLSYARQDKIKNTSYQPSCFLVEAGMAQEG from the coding sequence ATGCCACTTAGCAAGCTAAACCCCGAGCAATACGCAGCCGCAACCGCCCCAGCAGGGCATAGCCTAGTCATAGCAAGCGCAGGAACTGGCAAAACTAGCACCATAGTAGCGCGCATTGCAAATTTGCTAAATAATGGCATAAAGCCAGAGCGCATACTGCTACTTACCTTTACAAACAAAGCCGCCACAGAGATGATAGAGCGCCTTGAGCGAAGCTTTCCTAAGCGCATTACTTCAGCCATTACAGCTGGGACATTTCACTCTGTTAGTTATAAGCTCCTGCAAAGCCTAGGCACAAAGGTAGCCTTAAAGCAGCCAAGTGAGCTAAAAACCCTGCTAAAAAGCGTGATAGAACAACGCAAATTCCACCACCTAAGCGACACAAAGCCATATAGTGGAGCATATTTATACGAGCTTTATAGCCTTTATCAAAATGGCGGTGCAAATGATAGTTTTAGTAGCTGGCTAAGCGCCAAAAATGACGAGCATGCTATATTTGCTGATATCTACGAGGACGTTTTAGCTGAGTTTGAAAGGGAAAAGGAAAACTTTGGGTATGTCGATTTTAACGATTTGCTCTTAAAAGCACGTGAACATCTAAAAAATGGTGAGGTAAGTTTTGATGAAGTCTTAGTCGATGAGTATCAAGACACAAACACCCTGCAAGGTTCATTAATTGATGCAATACAGACAAAAAGCCTTTTTTGTGTTGGGGATTTTGATCAGAGTATATACGCATTTAATGGCGCAAATATCGACATCATAGGCTCATTTAGTACACGCTATGAGGACGCAAAAATTTATGCACTAAATATAAATTATCGAAGTAGCGCAAGCATTTTAGCCCTAGCAAATAAAGTTATCTCAAACAACCCTCGCCTTTATGAAAAAAAGCTCATCGTAAATCGCGAAGGTAGCTTTAAACCCCCACGACTTTTGGTGTATAATGAGCTAATCGACCAGTACGCCGCCATAGCCGACATGATAGCCCTCTCAGCCTATGCCCACAGTGATATTGCTATAATTTTTCGCAATAATTCAAGCGCAGATGGACTTGAAATTGCGCTTAAAGAACGTGGTATAAGCGCACGTCGCAAAGGCAGCATGAGCTTTTTTGAAAGCCGTGAAGTAAAGGCAATAACAGATATTTTAAGCCTAATCGTAAACCCAAAGGACATAATGGCGTTTATTCACATTTGTGAGTACGCAAAAGGTGTTGGCTCAGCCCTTGCAAAGGAGATATTTGAAGCAGCGCTTAAGCTAGGGCATGGCAGCCTTGTAAAGGGCTTTTTATCGCCTGATACAAGCGTAAATATAGCCAAAAATAAAAGGCATAATTACGAGCTAGGGCTTTTTGACCATCTTGATGACTTTGCTCCAGCTAACAGGTTTGAAACGCTTAGTATAGATGATAAATTTAAGAAAAATCCTATCCTAAGCCTAGGGCGCATAAATGAGCATTCAGCTAAGTTTTTAAATGAAATTTATGCCTTTTTAGCCAGCCCACGTCCGTTAAGCGCAAAATCTGGCATAGATGCTGTAAAAAATAGCAAGCTTTTTAGCGCGATAGCTGGTGCGTTAGCCGATAAAAGGGCGACTTTAAAAAATGGAAATATAGATTTAGAGCGTCGTGCGCAAGCGTATGATAAAATTTATGCCAAGGCCACACTACTATCAGAAATAGCTCAAAAATACAGGGACGTTGAGAGCTTTTTTAACTTCATGACGCTAGGCGCTAGCGAGCTAAGCGAGGGCGAGGGGGTCAATCTACTAAGCGTGCATGCTAGCAAGGGTCTTGAGTTTGGCAAGGTCTTTGTAGTCGATTTGGCTCAGGGGCGCTTTCCAAATTTTAAGCTAATGGCGCAAGGTGGAAACTTAGAAGAGGAGCGGCGGCTTTTTTACGTTGCCGTAACTAGAGCAAAGGACGAGCTTTATCTTAGCTATGCTAGACAGGATAAGATAAAAAACACAAGCTATCAGCCAAGCTGCTTTTTAGTCGAGGCTGGCATGGCACAGGAGGGCTAA
- a CDS encoding CorA family divalent cation transporter: MQKEAKHLRSGYFYDGEHSYLYLISKEKHLGVHKFIFRDSKIYEGETDNDGEIEVSQKRVVEVVRNFIQDYHQRVLKYATTLDKYEKIYTHRKDYTKFMQKHSVLKYELRRFQSRISSIYDALMACITDQPNLKKELKSYASEAAIYKAAAAEYASRIDDIYQYIQSIKNDKINANIYLLTVLSAIFLPLNLITGFFGMNTTGLYLGELKNGTNIVSALILGVVVLFVLSWKYYDKKSKS, encoded by the coding sequence ATGCAAAAAGAGGCTAAGCACCTAAGAAGCGGCTATTTTTACGATGGTGAGCATAGCTACCTTTATCTAATCAGTAAGGAAAAGCACCTAGGGGTACATAAATTTATCTTTCGTGATAGCAAAATATACGAAGGCGAAACAGACAATGATGGCGAGATTGAAGTAAGCCAAAAAAGGGTCGTTGAAGTGGTGCGAAACTTTATTCAAGACTATCATCAAAGGGTGCTAAAATACGCCACCACGCTCGATAAATATGAAAAAATTTATACCCACAGAAAAGATTATACTAAGTTTATGCAAAAGCACTCTGTACTAAAATACGAACTTCGCCGATTTCAAAGCAGGATTTCAAGTATTTATGACGCTTTAATGGCCTGTATAACAGATCAGCCAAATCTCAAAAAAGAGCTAAAAAGCTACGCCTCTGAGGCTGCTATTTACAAAGCCGCCGCAGCCGAATACGCCTCTAGGATAGATGACATATACCAGTATATCCAGAGCATAAAAAATGACAAAATAAACGCAAATATCTATCTGCTTACCGTGCTTTCGGCGATATTTTTACCATTAAATTTAATCACTGGCTTTTTTGGCATGAATACCACTGGGCTTTATCTAGGCGAGTTAAAAAACGGCACAAATATCGTAAGCGCGCTCATTTTAGGGGTGGTTGTGTTATTTGTGCTTTCGTGGAAATATTACGATAAAAAGAGCAAAAGTTAG
- a CDS encoding tRNA guanosine transglycosylase: MKFEISHTDGKARAGVITTAHSQIKTPVFMPVGTVGAVKSLDATDMSELLDAKIILANTYHMYLRPGSALVRDMGGLHGFSRYGRSFLTDSGGFQAFSLSKISKPDEGGIHFRSHIDGSAHYFTPQSVLNTQYELNSDIMMVLDDLIALPKDPKNLSQKEAIKLKKRIELSLKRTIKWAGDSIAHHTKMRDIFSNLNPNSPSKAEIQILKANFKDFSTKTASAMLKNGSVINQNIFGIVQGGTDYAARKECAQALSAMSFDGLAMGGLSVGEENQAMYDTVEGVEPYLDTARPRYLMGVGTPEDLVENVERGVDMFDCVMPTRNARNGTLFTSFGKINIKAARFSTDPEPIDSECGCYTCQRYSRAYLSHLYRARELTFFRLASLHNLHYYLNLMAQIREAIINSRFSEFKREFYAKRG, from the coding sequence TTGAAATTTGAAATCTCTCACACAGACGGTAAGGCAAGGGCTGGAGTCATCACGACAGCGCATAGCCAGATAAAAACTCCAGTATTTATGCCAGTTGGCACAGTTGGGGCGGTAAAATCCCTAGACGCTACCGATATGAGCGAGTTACTAGACGCAAAAATCATACTAGCAAACACCTATCACATGTACCTACGCCCTGGTAGTGCGCTCGTGAGAGATATGGGCGGACTGCATGGTTTTAGCAGATATGGGCGAAGTTTTTTAACAGATAGTGGCGGATTTCAGGCGTTTTCGCTTAGCAAAATAAGCAAGCCTGATGAGGGCGGTATACATTTTCGCTCACACATAGATGGTAGCGCGCATTATTTTACTCCGCAAAGCGTGCTAAATACGCAGTATGAGTTAAATAGCGATATAATGATGGTGCTTGATGATCTAATCGCCCTACCAAAAGACCCTAAAAATCTCTCTCAAAAAGAGGCAATAAAGCTAAAAAAGCGCATAGAGCTAAGCCTAAAACGCACCATAAAATGGGCTGGAGATAGCATAGCACACCACACAAAAATGCGTGATATTTTTTCAAATTTAAACCCAAATAGCCCAAGCAAAGCTGAGATTCAAATTTTAAAAGCAAACTTTAAAGATTTTAGCACCAAAACAGCTAGTGCAATGCTAAAAAACGGCTCTGTGATAAATCAAAATATCTTTGGCATAGTCCAAGGAGGGACTGATTATGCTGCTAGAAAGGAGTGTGCGCAGGCTCTGTCTGCTATGAGCTTTGATGGGCTTGCTATGGGCGGGCTTAGCGTAGGAGAGGAAAATCAGGCGATGTATGATACGGTTGAGGGCGTTGAGCCATATCTAGATACTGCGCGCCCACGCTATCTCATGGGGGTTGGTACGCCCGAGGATTTGGTTGAAAATGTCGAGCGTGGCGTGGATATGTTTGACTGCGTTATGCCAACTCGCAATGCAAGAAACGGTACGCTATTTACCAGCTTTGGTAAAATAAATATAAAAGCCGCTAGATTTAGCACAGACCCTGAGCCAATTGATTCAGAGTGTGGCTGCTACACCTGCCAGCGATACAGTAGGGCGTATTTAAGCCACCTTTATAGAGCCAGGGAGCTTACGTTTTTTAGGCTTGCAAGCTTGCATAACCTGCACTATTATTTAAATTTAATGGCGCAAATAAGAGAGGCTATCATAAACTCAAGATTTAGCGAATTTAAGAGGGAGTTTTATGCAAAAAGAGGCTAA
- a CDS encoding CBU_0592 family membrane protein, whose product MDIYQFIGFLGMVCVVGAYFLLQIGKASSDSVAFLSINLIGAVLLIISLLVHFNLGSFLIEVFWIIITLIGFYKLYKKRGKNGAN is encoded by the coding sequence GTGGATATATATCAGTTTATCGGATTTTTGGGTATGGTTTGCGTTGTGGGGGCGTATTTTCTGCTTCAAATAGGCAAAGCAAGCAGCGATAGCGTGGCGTTTTTAAGCATAAATTTAATAGGTGCAGTGCTGCTTATAATCTCGCTTTTAGTTCACTTTAACCTTGGCTCATTTTTAATCGAAGTTTTTTGGATAATCATAACCTTAATAGGATTTTATAAACTTTACAAAAAAAGGGGCAAAAATGGCGCAAATTAG
- a CDS encoding agmatine deiminase family protein codes for MRAFAEWEEQEALLISLPHKNSDWAEYLDEILASYEELLSAVLPYQHCVAICEDEGVLRQFERFKNIGQGCELLCVPTDDTWIRDYGLIDVSSDNEKGGVLSYDFKFNAWGGKFSSSKDNAVNAYLAKHFGTPVKSVDMVLEGGSVEFNGAGVLLTTTECLLNDNRNSSLNKAQIEEKLKELFGLERVVWLENGFIRGDDTDSHVDTLARFIAPDIVAHAICEDSGDEHFAPLRAMASEIEAAGFKRIELPLPAAKYYGDKRLGCTYTNFIFVNGALIVPTYDDAMDEVVLSRLRKALPNHDIIGVNSLVFVRQNGSLHCSSQNRFKRAKS; via the coding sequence ATTAGGGCATTTGCAGAGTGGGAGGAGCAGGAGGCGCTGCTTATATCCTTGCCTCATAAAAATAGCGACTGGGCGGAGTATTTAGATGAAATTTTAGCCAGCTACGAGGAGCTTTTAAGCGCGGTTTTACCGTATCAGCACTGCGTGGCTATTTGCGAGGATGAGGGAGTTTTACGCCAGTTTGAGCGGTTTAAAAACATAGGACAGGGCTGTGAGCTGCTTTGCGTGCCAACGGACGATACGTGGATTAGAGACTATGGGCTAATTGACGTATCAAGCGACAATGAAAAGGGCGGCGTGTTAAGCTATGATTTTAAATTTAATGCCTGGGGCGGGAAGTTTTCAAGCTCTAAAGACAACGCCGTAAACGCCTATCTTGCAAAGCATTTTGGCACTCCAGTTAAGAGCGTGGATATGGTGCTTGAGGGTGGAAGCGTGGAATTTAACGGCGCTGGAGTACTGCTAACTACGACTGAGTGCCTCCTAAACGATAATAGAAACTCAAGCCTAAACAAAGCCCAGATTGAGGAAAAGCTTAAAGAGCTTTTTGGCCTAGAGCGGGTGGTGTGGCTAGAAAATGGCTTTATAAGAGGCGATGACACAGATAGCCACGTAGACACTCTAGCACGCTTCATAGCCCCAGATATCGTCGCTCATGCCATATGCGAGGATAGCGGCGACGAGCATTTTGCGCCGCTTCGTGCTATGGCTAGCGAGATAGAGGCAGCTGGATTTAAGCGCATCGAGCTACCTCTGCCAGCAGCAAAATATTACGGAGATAAAAGGTTAGGCTGTACGTATACAAATTTTATCTTTGTAAATGGTGCGCTAATAGTGCCGACATATGATGATGCGATGGATGAAGTAGTGCTATCTCGCCTACGTAAGGCTCTGCCAAATCACGATATAATCGGCGTTAACTCGCTTGTGTTTGTAAGGCAAAATGGCTCGCTTCACTGCTCCAGCCAAAACCGCTTTAAAAGGGCTAAATCGTGA
- a CDS encoding cation diffusion facilitator family transporter, with protein sequence MSVSADKKQAHFRLKKLAIISASATSVLLAVIKFIAGIASGSISVLSSAIDSMLDCLISVLNFFALKKSSDAPNARFNYGFGKIEALSSLFEGTFIIGVGIFIFYESVLKIVHGKEAVSVDIGLYIMLASMLITGALIAFLSHVAKLTNDLIIRTDALHYKSDLYTNAAIVIALIIIKFTGFWLIDPLLGIAASAYIIYSAIKLVKEGIFILLDAAISESEQQKIVQIILSFKQVLSFHYFKSRKSANTVFLSYHLVFQEGIALAKAHQISDQIIAQIKASFPDSEWIITPEFDPVDDSDEDIKEELRCIIKEQE encoded by the coding sequence GTGAGCGTGAGTGCGGATAAAAAGCAGGCTCATTTTCGCCTAAAAAAGCTAGCCATAATCTCAGCTAGTGCGACAAGTGTGCTTTTGGCTGTGATTAAATTTATCGCAGGGATTGCAAGTGGCTCTATCTCGGTGCTTAGTTCTGCGATTGATTCAATGCTTGATTGCTTGATTTCGGTATTAAATTTTTTCGCACTTAAAAAATCCAGTGATGCGCCAAATGCGAGATTTAACTACGGCTTTGGCAAAATCGAGGCTTTAAGCTCACTTTTTGAGGGTACTTTTATCATAGGTGTGGGGATTTTTATATTTTATGAAAGCGTGCTAAAAATTGTGCATGGCAAAGAGGCTGTGAGTGTGGATATAGGACTATATATCATGCTTGCTTCAATGCTTATAACAGGCGCTTTAATCGCCTTTTTAAGCCATGTAGCAAAGCTTACAAACGACCTTATCATACGCACAGACGCACTTCATTATAAAAGCGACCTTTACACAAATGCCGCCATCGTTATTGCTTTAATTATTATTAAATTTACTGGCTTTTGGCTAATAGACCCACTCCTTGGCATAGCCGCAAGTGCTTATATTATTTATAGTGCGATAAAACTCGTAAAAGAGGGCATTTTCATACTTCTAGATGCCGCAATAAGCGAGAGCGAACAGCAAAAAATAGTCCAGATTATACTATCGTTTAAGCAAGTATTAAGCTTTCACTACTTTAAATCTAGAAAAAGCGCAAATACCGTATTTTTAAGCTATCATTTAGTCTTTCAAGAGGGCATAGCTCTAGCCAAAGCGCATCAAATTTCAGACCAAATAATAGCCCAAATAAAGGCGAGCTTTCCTGATAGCGAATGGATAATTACTCCTGAGTTTGACCCAGTAGATGATAGCGATGAGGACATAAAAGAGGAGCTAAGATGTATAATAAAGGAGCAAGAATGA
- a CDS encoding carbon-nitrogen hydrolase, with translation MKVGLIQQKYHGSTEATNQKTVELITKAANKGAQLVVLQELHQSAYFCQSENVDFFDIAGDFNAQVAYWGEVARQNAVVLVVSLFEKRSEGLYHNTAVVFEKDGSMAGKYRKMHIPDDPQFYEKYYFTPGDLGFKPINTSVGKLGVLVCWDQWYPEAARLMALAGAQMLIYPTAIGWFDADTEDEKRRQKDAWLAVQRGHAVANTLPVMAVNRVGFEPDTSGVGQGIRFWGSSFVYGAQGEELFMADETSEEAYIVEIDMARTEQVRRWWPFLRDRRIEFYKDLTKRFID, from the coding sequence ATGAAAGTAGGGTTAATCCAGCAAAAATACCACGGCAGCACCGAAGCGACAAATCAAAAAACAGTAGAGCTAATCACAAAGGCAGCTAATAAAGGCGCTCAGTTAGTCGTATTGCAAGAGCTTCATCAAAGCGCCTATTTTTGTCAAAGTGAAAATGTGGATTTTTTTGACATAGCTGGCGATTTTAACGCTCAAGTGGCATACTGGGGCGAAGTGGCTAGGCAAAATGCTGTAGTACTTGTAGTAAGCTTGTTTGAAAAGCGAAGTGAGGGGCTTTATCACAACACCGCAGTGGTCTTTGAAAAAGACGGCAGCATGGCTGGTAAATACCGCAAGATGCATATACCCGATGATCCGCAGTTTTACGAAAAGTACTATTTTACCCCAGGCGATTTGGGTTTTAAGCCGATAAATACAAGCGTAGGAAAGCTAGGAGTGCTTGTGTGCTGGGATCAATGGTATCCAGAAGCAGCCAGACTAATGGCACTGGCTGGGGCGCAAATGCTTATCTATCCTACAGCGATAGGGTGGTTTGATGCGGACACAGAGGATGAGAAGCGCCGCCAAAAAGATGCTTGGCTAGCGGTACAAAGAGGGCATGCTGTAGCAAATACACTGCCAGTTATGGCGGTTAACCGCGTGGGCTTTGAGCCTGATACTAGCGGCGTGGGGCAGGGGATACGCTTTTGGGGCAGCAGCTTTGTTTACGGAGCGCAGGGCGAGGAGCTTTTTATGGCTGATGAGACAAGCGAGGAGGCGTATATCGTAGAAATAGATATGGCACGAACCGAGCAAGTGCGCCGATGGTGGCCATTTTTACGTGATAGGAGAATTGAATTTTATAAAGATTTGACAAAGCGTTTCATAGATTAG